The uncultured Methanolobus sp. sequence CGTCATCAATCAGTGGGTAGACCTCAACGGAGGACGTTATTTCATACTTTATGAGGCTGAAAGCAATGAGGCATACGCAGAATTCAATATTCCATGGTCTGATGTCTGTTTAATTGACAGCGTTCCGGTAATGGAATCAACTGATTTTATCAAGCTGATGATCTCAAAGGGACTGTGATCCCCTTTTCCATTTTTGGCCGCTAGTTTCTCTTATTCTTTTGTTTCATCTGCCAGACTAATCACTTTTTCACTATCACCTATCTTTACAGTGAAGTCTCCTTCCGGTAACGTGCAGGTGTCATATTTCTGGTGAAAATGACCTGCTTCATCGGCTTTAATGGTCTGTGTTGCCAGAAAATCCAGTCTGACATTCTTCTCGCCTCCAACTGCATTTCCATTAATGACTATTTCATATGTTCCGTGAGGGACATTCTTCTCATAGAATTTTGCAATTCCATCCTCCGCATCAAAACTGCGTTTGAAATCAACGAACATCCTAACAATGAAATTAAGGTCACTGACTTTCTGTGCCATGACCTGAAAACTATTGCTTCCTCCCGGAATTCCAACTTTCTCAAACAGGTGCTCGTATTTGTTACCTGTAACCGGCACATTAATTGAAAATGAAACGGCCATGGTGATGTTTTCGCCAGGTCCGGTCCTGCCGGTAATGTCCAGGACGTCACCTGTACAGGGGCTGAGTGGAAAAAAGCTCCACTCTTCCACAATAGCTTCGGGATTTCCTTCCCTCTGCACGCTGGTTAAAGAATAAAGTGCCTTTGATACATTTAAAAAGAGGTTATTATCTTTGCTGAAGGGCACTCCCCCTTTCCAGATTTAAAGGTCTTCTTCCTTACTATCGGAGTCTACTAATTTGTCTATCTTTGATTCAAGACTTGCAATTATGTCTTTAAGTTCCCTGACTTCGTCCTTTGTTGCAATATCTGCCTTGTTGATGGTTTCCTGGACTTTGGATGAGATCTTCTTCTCAATATCTTCCTTCTGCTTTTTCTGTTCATCCATTACTTCACGGACAAACTTCTTCCCTTCTTCCTTTTTGATCTCCCCGTTTTCGATAAGATCATCAGTAATGTCCTGGATCTTCTCTTCTGTAAGCGCCCATAAGCCAATTCCAAAAAGACCAACTTTTTTCATGACTTCTGTGATGTCTGTAACGTCTTTCATTTTAAACCTCCAATGATTAATTAGCAGGTGTTAGAATAAAAATCTTCTTCTGAAAATAGGACTGCGTCTGGAACCAGAAATGCTGACTGCAAAAAAGGGTTACAGGCCAAAAGGCCATTGTGATTAATTGTCTACAAGTTCATGCAGGTCATGTTCGAGATACTTTGCGTGGCTCATCTCTATGAGCTTCTGACAGACATCTTCAGGGTTACCATCCATGGTGATTTTTGCATCATCTATGAGAATGGCCCTGTGTGCTGCTTCCTTTACAAAATCAGTGTGATGGCTTACAAACACAATTGTAGTACCGAACTTCCTGTTTATGTTTTTCAGGGAATTGGTCACATCCCTGAGAGTTACAGGGTCAAGGTCACCGAATGGTTCGTCAAGCATGAGTATTTCAGGACCTGTGACAAGTGCCAGTGCTATGTAAGCCCTGACATGTTCTCCACCACTTATCTGGTATGGTGTTTTGTCCAGGATTGACATTGGAAGGTCAAGAGTTTCAAAAACCTCTGCTGCCTGAGTATCTACTGTACCTTTGGTGATCGTGGGGAAGAGTTTAGCGTAAACATCTATGGATAAGCCTATCTCACGGAGTGTCTTGTCTTTTTCTTCCTCGGTAACTTCAGTAAGCCTGTAAAGGGTATCAAGCTTTTCATCAGAAATTCCAAGCTCAGCCGCTTTTTCCCTGGCATACTCCAGTGAACCTTCACCTTTCAGGCGAAGTTTGAATGCAAGCTGATCTCTTATTGTGGAATGAGGTGACAGCGTGAATTCCTGGTGCATAATATTCATCTTTCTGCGAAGATCCAGGCGCTGCAGGGTAAAATCGATAATGTTGAGCCACTTTCCTTCATGCAGGTATGTGATTTCGCCTTCTTTAGGATACCTCAGGCCTTCTATCATTTTAAGCAGTGTTGTCTTTCCGGAACCGGATGGTCCTATAAAGGCAGTTATCTCTCCTTTGTTAATGTCAAGGGAAAGGTCTTCGAATTTCAGGACTTCTCCGACACGCAGGAGTGCAAAGCGGTTTGAAAGTCCTCTTACTTTTATGATAGGGTCCTTGCTGGTGATTTCTGCCAGTGGGGTCTGCTTTTTGATATCCTTTAGGAAATGTTTCAGTACATCTTTAGCTTCCCCGGTTTCGACAACCTTCCCTTCTTCAAGGTAAACGACCTTGTCTGCAAGGTAAAGGTGAATCTCCGGGAGGTGTGAAACAACAATAATAGGAATATTAAGTTCTTTCCTGACGTCTTTAATAACATCAAGCATCTCCTGTTTAGTACCGGGGTCGGTCATTGTTACCGGTTCATCAAGGAGTAGAAGTTTTGGTTTCGCTGCAAGCTGACGGGCAAGTATGAGTCTCTGTTTTTCGCCACCGCTTAACAGGTTGGATGAGTGCTTTGCTTTGTGATCCAGCCTGACAAGACGCATGTAATACATTGCTTCTTCATAAATACCATCATAATGAAGAGACTCAGGCTCTGGTAATCCTTCATGGCCTTCTGCCAGGAAGTTCAGCCTGCGGACAATGTTTTCAATAGCAGGTCCGTTCCAGAGTCCGAAATTGCGCTGAAGGTGTATGGCGCTGTTACGGGTCAGGAATTTTACTTTTTCTTTGTCTGGATTTGGTTCTATCCTTTCCCCGTTTAGCTCGAAGTAACCGGAATCAAAGTCCTCAATACCACGGAGTATCTTCAAAATTGTGGTTTTTCCACTGCCGCTTTTTCCGGTAATTCCTAGAATCTCACCGTCTGCAACGTTAAGACTGACGTTGTCGAGAACTCTTTTGCTTTCACCATTTAACTGGTATTCTTTAACAATATCCTTTACTTCAAGCATTGTCAAACCTCCATGGGTTATTTCGGTCTGAAGGTAACTAAGACAAACTTAGCTATATATAAAAAAAGAAAATCCTTCAATTATTTCTTTATGGCTGAAACCAGTTCTTTTATCTTAGCAGTAACGTTTGAACTCTCTTCCAGGATAGTTCCTGTAACAATCATGTCCGCTCCTGCAAGGGAGCACATTTTTGCAGCCTCACCATCACGTATTCCTCCGCCAACTATCAGTTTGTTGTCTCCGAGTACGTGTTTGACCGCACCTATCATTTTCGGAGTAACTGGTGAATCCGCACCTGATCCTGCTTCAAGATAGGTATAATGCATACCAAGATATTTTCCTGCAAGCGCATAAGCTACTGCAAGTTCCGGTTTGCGTTTTGGTATGAGCTTTGCATCGCCTACCCAACCAACAGTTCCTCCTGGCTCTACTATGATATATGCCATGGAGATGGGTTCTATTCCACTCTTGTAAACGACTGGAGCACCCATTGCCTGATTGGTAGTGACGTAACTGATATCACGGGAATTGAGCAAGCTCATGAAAAATATAGCATCAGCATGCTTGCTGACACCAGATGCATTTCCCGGGAATAGTATTGTAGGCTTATCTGTTTTTTCTTTTATTTTAAGAAGTGTCTGATCAAGTAACACTCCTCCGGCTCCGGTGGAACCACCGACCATGATGGCATCGGTTCCTCCGAGCACAGCAGCATAAGCTATCTCAGCTGCCTGATCCGGAGTTTGTGATGCAGGGTCGATAAGTGTCAAGTGAACTGTACCTTCGCTTTCAGCGATCTTATCAAGGTACTCTTCCACTTGCATAAGAACGATCAGCCGCCTCTTGATTCCTTGGACTTCATGCGCAGGCTTTTGCCGCCGCATTTTCTGCATCTTGTTGCACGTACTGCATTGCGGGCATTGCAGCTCATACAAATCTTCTTAGACAGTATTCTGTTTTCAGCTTCTGGAAATCTTGCCATTATTTTTCACCTGAATGATTATAATATGTAATTAGGATAATAGGCTGCTTACATGATGCTCAAAACATATAATTGTTTTGGCATATCCTGACCCCTTTTCATGTCTGATTGGATAATCCAGACACTACTTTCTATTGTATAAATATTGCTACTAATTTTCTCTTTTTCAGGACTAAGTATTTATCAAGTTTCATCATTAATAATGAACGATGGATATGTCAAAAAAGGATCTGGAACAAAGAAAGAAGGAATGGTATGCGAGGATGAAAGAGGAGGGTAAGCTTAACAGGGACCCAAAAGAGGATCATGATTCAAAACTGAAGACCCTGCAAAATCCTATCCGAAGGAATATCATCACAAGCATGAATAGAAAGAAGATGACATTTGATGAATTAAAGGCTGAGTTCAACCTTGATGACATGCCGCTAAAACTGCACCTGGGGATGCTCGAGGATACTCTGTACATTGAAAAAGAAGATGAGGATACTTATGTTATCACACCACGCGGTGAGGAATATCTTGATAGCGTTGGACCAAATGATGGCCTGAAGGCAAGATGGGAAAAGTGGCACGAGAAAGCAAAGAAGGAAGGCAAGCTTAAGGAGAACCCTACTGAGGATCATAAGGCAGGCCTGAGAACTATGCAGAATCCTACTCGCCGGCACATTGTTGAAAGTCTGGGTGAAGGAAAAATGACCTATGATGAGATCAAGGAAAAGTTCGATCTCAATGATGTGCAGGCCAGGCTGAACCTCGATATGCTTGTGGATACGCTCTACATCGAAAAAGAGGACGATACAACTTATGTTCTTACACCCCGTGGTGAGGCATTCCTGGTGAATGTTGATCCGAAGCACCTTTAATTTAGTAAAAATAGAATGAACATCTGGTTATTCAGATGTTCTAATTTATGCACTATTCTTTTCTTTGACGACGCTGGAATATTAGTGCCAGACCAAGTATTGCAGCTACAGGAAGTACAATGCTCGGGAATTCCGGAATTTCCTGCTCGGGATCATTTTCTTCTATTGAATTGCCAATAACTGCATTGCCAGTGAAAACCCCGTTGCAGTTGTTTATAGTACCTGAGTTATCAATGGTTCCGTAATTATTGATAGTTCCATAGTTGTTTATAGTCTCGTTGCTGAAGTTATTGATGATACCATAATTGTCAATGGTTCCATGGTTATCAATGGTACCGTAGTTATCGATGACAGCACCGGATTCAACGGTAAGTTTTCCACCTGATTCTATGACAAGATTACCATACTTCTCGATTACGAAAGTTTCACCACTGTGGATTATGAGTTCATCACCACTGCTAATGGTTACAGTTTCTCCGTTTTTGATCCAATCAGTGTAAACTGTTGCTTCTGTTGTAGCAGTATTCGATTCTCCATCATCATCAGTTACCTTAAGGGTTACTGTATATGTCCCTTCAGATACATAGGCATGGGTAGGGGATACACCTGTAGCAGTATCTCCGTCTCCAAAATCCCATTCATAGCTGGAAATCGTTCCATCGGTGTCATCAGAACCAGAACCATCAAAAGCAATAGCTTCGCCGACAACGCTTGTGTAGGGATTACCTGCGTCAGCTACTGGTGCCGAGTTGTCAATCATTTTAATTTTTATCAACCATGCATCATCAACGCCCGCACCAAAAGACTCAGTTTGACCTGCCAGTATGTATTCTCCTTCGGATATTTGCTGAACCGACCAGGCTTGGTCTTTACTAATACCTCCAAATGTTTTGTTCCACATTTCATTTCCGTTGTAGTCTGTTTGTATCAACCACGCGTCATCATGGCCTACACTAAAAGATCCCGTAACTCCAGCTAGTATGTATCCTCCATCGGATGTCTGTTGAACAGATCGGCCCTGATCCCAACTAGATCCTCCAAATGTTCTGCTCCACATCTCATTTCCGTTGGAATCTGTCTTTATCAACCACTCATCATAAACACCCGCACCAAACGATCTTGTGAAACCAGCCATTATGTACCCTCCATCGGATGTCTGTTGAACAGAGTAGGCTTGATCACTCTCAGCCCCACCAAATGTTCTGCTCCACATCTCATTTCCGTTTGAATCTGCCTTTATCAACCATGCATCATCATTGCCTGCACCAAAAGAGTGTGTTTGTCCAGTCATTATATATCCACCATCGGACGTCTGTTGTACAGAATAGGCCCAATCTGAATAAGTTCCTCCAAATGTTCTGTTCCACATTTCATTTCCGCTGGAGTCTGTCTTTATCAACCAAACATCAGTACTACCTGCACCAAAAGACTGTGTTTGCCCGGTCAGTACGTACCCTCCATCGGATGTCTGCTGACCAGACCAGGCATAGTCCGAATTAGCATCTCCAAATGTTCTGTTCCACATTTCATTTCCGTTTGAATCTGTCTTTATCAACCATGCATCAATATGGCCCGCACCAAACGATCTTGTGCGCCCGGTCATTATGTATCCTCCATCGGACGTCTGCTGAACTGAATCGGCCTGGTCTAAATCAGTCCCTCCAAATGTTCTGTTCCACATTTCATTTCCGTTTGAGTCTGTCTTTATCAACCACATATCATCACTGCCTGCACCAAACCTTGTGATACCAGCTATTATGTAGCCTTCATCGGATGTCTGCTGAACAGATCTAGCTCTATCATAACTTGTCCCTCCAAATGTTCTGTTCCATTCTTCGGCTGGATTTCCGGGATCAGGACTTTCAATTGCCTCAATATCTACTGTAGTGGTATCTACATCCGTAGCTCCCTCATCATCTGTTACTGTAAGGGTCAATGTGTATGTTCCTTCAGATGCATAAGCATGGGTGGGGGATACACCTGTAGCAGTATCTCCGTCTCCGAAATCCCATTCGTAGCTGGAAATCGTTCCATCGGTGTCGTCAGAGCCCGATCCGTCAAAAACGATGTCTTTTCCAGCACTACCTGTGTAGGGACCACCTGCATCGGCTACAGGAGGGGAATTGACGATGACTTTTATTTTTATCAACCATGCATCATAATCGCCTGCACCAAAAGAGTCCGTTTCACCAGTCAGTATATATCCTCCATCATCTGTCTGCTGAACATAAGTGCCTTCATCATAGTCTGCAGTGCCAAATGTCATGTTCCACATTTCGCTTCCGGCAGAGTCTGCTTTAATCAACCATGCATCATCATTGCCCACACCAAAAGAGTCTGTGACACCAGTTAGTATATATCCTCCTTCTTCTGTCTGCTGAACAGATCTGGCCTCATCATAATCTGCGCCGCCAAAAGTACTGTTCCATGCTTCATTTCCGTTTGGATCTGTCTTTATCAGCCATGCATCACCAGCTCCAAAGGAGTTTGTGTAACCAGCCAATATATATCCCCCATCTGATGTCTGTTGAACAGAAT is a genomic window containing:
- a CDS encoding DUF3303 family protein produces the protein MLFFDMSTWDPQDNDKVIEHFKNLRPPAGINVINQWVDLNGGRYFILYEAESNEAYAEFNIPWSDVCLIDSVPVMESTDFIKLMISKGL
- a CDS encoding ATP-binding cassette domain-containing protein, with protein sequence MLEVKDIVKEYQLNGESKRVLDNVSLNVADGEILGITGKSGSGKTTILKILRGIEDFDSGYFELNGERIEPNPDKEKVKFLTRNSAIHLQRNFGLWNGPAIENIVRRLNFLAEGHEGLPEPESLHYDGIYEEAMYYMRLVRLDHKAKHSSNLLSGGEKQRLILARQLAAKPKLLLLDEPVTMTDPGTKQEMLDVIKDVRKELNIPIIVVSHLPEIHLYLADKVVYLEEGKVVETGEAKDVLKHFLKDIKKQTPLAEITSKDPIIKVRGLSNRFALLRVGEVLKFEDLSLDINKGEITAFIGPSGSGKTTLLKMIEGLRYPKEGEITYLHEGKWLNIIDFTLQRLDLRRKMNIMHQEFTLSPHSTIRDQLAFKLRLKGEGSLEYAREKAAELGISDEKLDTLYRLTEVTEEEKDKTLREIGLSIDVYAKLFPTITKGTVDTQAAEVFETLDLPMSILDKTPYQISGGEHVRAYIALALVTGPEILMLDEPFGDLDPVTLRDVTNSLKNINRKFGTTIVFVSHHTDFVKEAAHRAILIDDAKITMDGNPEDVCQKLIEMSHAKYLEHDLHELVDN
- a CDS encoding geranylgeranylglyceryl/heptaprenylglyceryl phosphate synthase; translation: MQVEEYLDKIAESEGTVHLTLIDPASQTPDQAAEIAYAAVLGGTDAIMVGGSTGAGGVLLDQTLLKIKEKTDKPTILFPGNASGVSKHADAIFFMSLLNSRDISYVTTNQAMGAPVVYKSGIEPISMAYIIVEPGGTVGWVGDAKLIPKRKPELAVAYALAGKYLGMHYTYLEAGSGADSPVTPKMIGAVKHVLGDNKLIVGGGIRDGEAAKMCSLAGADMIVTGTILEESSNVTAKIKELVSAIKK
- a CDS encoding 50S ribosomal protein L40e, with amino-acid sequence MARFPEAENRILSKKICMSCNARNAVRATRCRKCGGKSLRMKSKESRGG
- a CDS encoding PKD domain-containing protein; this encodes MAETPIEEWNRTLGGTNYDSTWSVQQTEEGGYIMAGVTHSFGVGYADAWLTKTDSNGNEIWNKTFGDTGYDAAKSVQQTFDGGYIVAGRTNSFGAGSYDAWLIKTDSYGNEIWNRTFGGINYDETRSVQQTSDGGYILAGQTKSFGESNGDVWLIKADSSGNEIWNRTFGGINYDVAWSVQQAEEGYIVAGITNSFGAGSADAWLIKTDSSGNEIWSRTFGGTNPDTTNSVQQTSDGGYILAGYTNSFGAGDAWLIKTDPNGNEAWNSTFGGADYDEARSVQQTEEGGYILTGVTDSFGVGNDDAWLIKADSAGSEMWNMTFGTADYDEGTYVQQTDDGGYILTGETDSFGAGDYDAWLIKIKVIVNSPPVADAGGPYTGSAGKDIVFDGSGSDDTDGTISSYEWDFGDGDTATGVSPTHAYASEGTYTLTLTVTDDEGATDVDTTTVDIEAIESPDPGNPAEEWNRTFGGTSYDRARSVQQTSDEGYIIAGITRFGAGSDDMWLIKTDSNGNEMWNRTFGGTDLDQADSVQQTSDGGYIMTGRTRSFGAGHIDAWLIKTDSNGNEMWNRTFGDANSDYAWSGQQTSDGGYVLTGQTQSFGAGSTDVWLIKTDSSGNEMWNRTFGGTYSDWAYSVQQTSDGGYIMTGQTHSFGAGNDDAWLIKADSNGNEMWSRTFGGAESDQAYSVQQTSDGGYIMAGFTRSFGAGVYDEWLIKTDSNGNEMWSRTFGGSSWDQGRSVQQTSDGGYILAGVTGSFSVGHDDAWLIQTDYNGNEMWNKTFGGISKDQAWSVQQISEGEYILAGQTESFGAGVDDAWLIKIKMIDNSAPVADAGNPYTSVVGEAIAFDGSGSDDTDGTISSYEWDFGDGDTATGVSPTHAYVSEGTYTVTLKVTDDDGESNTATTEATVYTDWIKNGETVTISSGDELIIHSGETFVIEKYGNLVIESGGKLTVESGAVIDNYGTIDNHGTIDNYGIINNFSNETINNYGTINNYGTIDNSGTINNCNGVFTGNAVIGNSIEENDPEQEIPEFPSIVLPVAAILGLALIFQRRQRKE